In Aristaeella hokkaidonensis, the following are encoded in one genomic region:
- a CDS encoding glycoside hydrolase family 3 C-terminal domain-containing protein has protein sequence MRDRTEAAAKAKELVSRMTLEEKASQLKYDAPSIDRLGIPAYNWWNEVLHGVARAGTATVFPQAIGLAAMFDEDMQEKIADVISDEARAKFNGQSRHGDRDIYKGLTVWSPNINIFRDPRWGRGHETYGEDPYLTSRLGIRFIQGLQGKGKYLKTAACSKHFAVHSGPEALRHQFDARANAKDMNETYLPAFEATVREGEVESVMGAYNRVNGEPACGSETLLKKTLREKWGFRGHIVSDCWAIRDFHVNHKVTATAPESAALALKNGCDLNCGNTYLHILEALQEGLITEEEITTACEHLFTTRFMLGLFADDCEYDQIPVTANDTDEHAALALEAAEKSMVLLENDGILPLDPGSIRTIAVIGPNADSIPALEGNYNGTSSRYVTFLEGLRRYAEKHGIRVLYSLGCHLFKDRTSGLAQADDRLAEAAMYAEAADVTIACVGLDAGLEGEEGDTGNEYFSGDKKDLLIPESQRRLLDVLTESAKKLVTVVTAGSSLNVPGGNAKVFTWYPGQAGGTALAELLFGEKNFSGHLPLTFYRDINDLPDFENYSMENRTYRYFTGKPLYPFGYGLSYTSYQVLSASVSGNEVKTEITNNGKMDGDALVQIYVECDSPFAPVHPRLCGFRRISLKAGETGTVSVPLDPLTYTVVDPDGQRVTVEHCTLYAGVCQPDEQSIEMTGSKPVSIRK, from the coding sequence ATGAGGGACAGAACGGAAGCAGCGGCCAAAGCGAAAGAGCTTGTCAGCCGTATGACTCTGGAGGAAAAAGCTTCTCAGCTGAAATATGACGCGCCTTCCATCGACAGGCTCGGTATTCCGGCATATAACTGGTGGAACGAAGTACTGCACGGTGTGGCGCGGGCAGGCACTGCAACCGTATTCCCTCAGGCGATCGGCCTGGCTGCCATGTTTGATGAAGACATGCAGGAAAAGATTGCCGACGTGATCTCTGATGAGGCGCGTGCCAAATTCAACGGACAAAGCCGGCACGGAGACAGGGATATCTATAAGGGTCTGACTGTATGGAGCCCGAATATCAATATTTTCCGCGATCCGCGCTGGGGCCGGGGACACGAAACCTACGGAGAAGATCCTTATCTCACCAGCCGTCTGGGTATCCGTTTTATCCAGGGACTACAGGGAAAAGGCAAATACCTGAAGACGGCTGCCTGCAGCAAACACTTTGCGGTACACTCCGGACCGGAGGCGCTGCGGCATCAGTTTGACGCCCGTGCCAACGCCAAGGATATGAACGAAACCTACCTGCCTGCCTTTGAAGCCACAGTACGGGAAGGCGAGGTTGAATCTGTCATGGGCGCCTATAACCGGGTAAACGGGGAACCCGCCTGCGGCAGCGAGACCCTGCTGAAAAAGACCCTGCGTGAAAAATGGGGCTTCCGGGGTCATATTGTCAGCGACTGCTGGGCCATCCGGGACTTCCATGTCAACCATAAAGTAACAGCAACAGCGCCGGAGAGTGCCGCGCTGGCCCTCAAAAACGGCTGTGACCTGAACTGTGGAAACACCTACCTGCACATCCTGGAAGCGCTGCAGGAAGGGCTGATTACCGAAGAAGAGATCACCACCGCCTGTGAACATCTGTTTACAACCCGGTTTATGCTGGGCCTTTTTGCGGACGACTGTGAATACGATCAGATTCCCGTGACGGCCAACGATACGGATGAGCATGCCGCCCTGGCCCTGGAAGCTGCTGAAAAGAGCATGGTGCTGCTTGAAAACGACGGCATCCTGCCACTGGATCCCGGAAGCATCCGGACCATCGCAGTAATCGGCCCTAATGCAGACAGTATTCCTGCCCTTGAAGGTAATTACAACGGCACAAGCAGCCGGTATGTGACCTTCCTGGAAGGTCTGCGTCGGTATGCAGAAAAACACGGAATACGCGTGCTGTACAGCCTGGGATGTCATCTGTTCAAGGATCGCACCTCCGGGCTTGCACAGGCTGACGACCGGCTGGCGGAAGCCGCCATGTATGCGGAAGCCGCGGACGTTACGATCGCCTGCGTGGGACTGGACGCCGGTCTGGAAGGCGAAGAAGGGGATACAGGAAACGAGTATTTCAGCGGGGATAAAAAAGACCTGCTGATTCCGGAATCCCAGCGGCGTCTCCTGGACGTACTCACAGAAAGCGCGAAAAAGCTGGTCACCGTCGTTACAGCAGGCTCCAGCCTGAATGTACCCGGCGGCAACGCGAAAGTATTTACCTGGTATCCCGGGCAAGCCGGCGGAACCGCGCTGGCTGAGCTTCTTTTCGGCGAAAAGAATTTCAGCGGACACCTGCCACTGACTTTCTACAGGGATATCAACGATCTGCCTGATTTTGAAAATTACAGCATGGAAAACCGGACTTACCGGTATTTTACCGGAAAGCCGCTTTATCCCTTTGGATACGGTCTGAGCTATACCTCCTATCAGGTCCTCAGCGCCTCTGTATCCGGCAATGAAGTGAAAACTGAGATCACCAACAACGGGAAGATGGACGGCGACGCGCTCGTTCAGATTTATGTGGAGTGTGACAGTCCCTTTGCTCCTGTTCACCCCAGGCTTTGCGGATTCCGCCGTATCAGCCTGAAGGCCGGAGAAACAGGCACCGTCAGCGTTCCGCTGGATCCGCTCACCTATACCGTGGTTGATCCCGACGGACAGCGTGTTACCGTGGAGCACTGCACGCTCTACGCAGGCGTTTGCCAGCCGGATGAACAGAGCATTGAAATGACCGGTTCAAAGCCTGTTTCTATCAGAAAATAA
- the rplS gene encoding 50S ribosomal protein L19: MNEIIRSIEAKQIRSDLPQINVGDTVRVWVKVVEGNRERLQAFEGTVIAKRNGGIRETFTVRRVSYGIGVERTFPINSPRVDHVELIRHGKVRRAKLYYLRDRQGKAAKIKEVKRV; encoded by the coding sequence ATGAACGAAATTATCCGCTCCATCGAAGCAAAACAGATTCGCAGCGATCTGCCCCAGATCAACGTCGGTGATACCGTACGCGTATGGGTTAAGGTTGTCGAAGGCAACCGTGAACGTCTGCAGGCTTTCGAAGGCACTGTTATCGCCAAGCGCAATGGCGGCATCCGTGAAACATTTACGGTTCGCCGTGTGTCCTATGGCATTGGTGTTGAACGTACTTTCCCGATCAATTCTCCCCGTGTGGACCATGTTGAACTGATCCGTCACGGTAAGGTTCGCCGCGCCAAGCTGTACTATCTGCGCGATCGTCAGGGCAAGGCAGCCAAGATTAAGGAAGTCAAACGCGTCTGA
- a CDS encoding sugar-transfer associated ATP-grasp domain-containing protein, translating into MSRFNYFINRLKKIDWKAMWKTTGLLKKRSGKGRLWLLTDMLRCGIKYNAGYIDYKIAQMYKLNDEQRKTVITRGISNDIVRRMNPKEYWHTFDDKTEFNTFFKEWIPRKWIRIDDNTSTDDLFALCRNFDALIGKPLEGSSGVGIQKYTSEDWKDGPEAFLARLKKDGIGILEEIVRQHPKMAALCPTSVNTCRIATLLGDKQQGIVYAFLRIGNGKVMDNVDCGGMASRINIETGKLSTVGADKQGNTFIKHPMTDTSIIGFQIPYWEEAKKMCMEAAQKIPQMRFIAWDVAITEDGPTFIEGNSFPSHAIPQFAAHYPDGIGILPEFEKFIDL; encoded by the coding sequence ATGTCCCGTTTCAATTATTTCATCAACCGCCTGAAAAAGATAGACTGGAAAGCCATGTGGAAAACCACCGGCCTGCTGAAAAAGCGGAGCGGAAAGGGAAGGCTCTGGCTTCTGACGGATATGCTGCGCTGCGGCATCAAATACAACGCAGGCTACATTGACTACAAAATTGCCCAGATGTACAAGCTGAACGACGAGCAGCGCAAAACCGTCATTACGCGCGGTATCTCCAACGATATCGTCCGGAGGATGAATCCGAAAGAATACTGGCATACTTTTGACGATAAAACGGAGTTCAACACCTTCTTTAAAGAATGGATTCCCCGTAAATGGATCCGGATTGACGACAACACCTCCACAGATGATCTGTTCGCACTTTGCCGCAACTTTGACGCGCTGATTGGCAAACCGCTGGAAGGATCCAGCGGCGTCGGAATCCAGAAATATACGTCCGAAGACTGGAAGGACGGCCCGGAAGCCTTCCTTGCGCGGCTGAAAAAGGACGGCATTGGTATCCTGGAAGAAATCGTCAGGCAACATCCGAAGATGGCGGCCCTTTGTCCCACCTCCGTCAACACCTGCCGGATTGCCACATTGCTTGGTGACAAACAGCAGGGGATTGTATATGCTTTCCTGCGCATCGGCAACGGTAAAGTAATGGACAACGTTGACTGCGGCGGCATGGCCTCCAGGATCAATATTGAAACCGGCAAGCTTAGCACCGTGGGTGCGGACAAGCAGGGCAACACGTTCATCAAACATCCCATGACTGATACCAGCATCATCGGATTCCAGATTCCATACTGGGAAGAAGCGAAGAAAATGTGCATGGAAGCAGCACAGAAGATCCCGCAGATGCGCTTCATCGCCTGGGACGTAGCCATTACTGAGGACGGCCCCACCTTCATCGAGGGAAACAGCTTCCCGTCCCACGCCATTCCTCAGTTTGCGGCCCATTATCCTGACGGAATCGGCATCCTGCCCGAATTTGAAAAATTCATTGATCTGTAA
- the ychF gene encoding redox-regulated ATPase YchF gives MKLGVVGLPNVGKSTLFNAITNAGAQAENYPFCTIEPNTGVVLVPDHRLNVLADMYHPKKVTPTTIEFVDIAGLVKGASRGEGLGNKFLSHIREVDAIVHVVRCFNDDNIIHVDGSVDPVRDIETINLELIFADMETVQKRKDKAEKSFRGGDKKAGAEAELADRLYAHLESGKPARTLECTDDEKAILQSWFLLTTKPVIYAANISEDDLGKDDSEIDYVNQVRKTAAAENAEVIVISAAIEQDIASMNPEEKSEFLSELGIGQSGLDRLITASYRLLGLISFLTAGEDECRAWTIVNGTKAPQAAGKIHTDFEKGFIRAEIVPFDTLAELGSMAACKEKGLVRSEGKDYVMKDGDITLFRFNV, from the coding sequence ATGAAACTCGGAGTTGTCGGTCTTCCGAACGTCGGAAAAAGCACGCTGTTCAATGCGATCACAAACGCTGGAGCACAGGCTGAAAACTATCCTTTCTGTACCATCGAACCCAACACTGGTGTGGTGCTTGTGCCTGATCACCGGCTGAATGTGCTCGCCGATATGTATCATCCGAAGAAGGTTACTCCCACCACAATTGAATTTGTGGATATCGCCGGTCTGGTGAAAGGCGCCAGCCGCGGCGAAGGGCTGGGAAACAAATTCCTTTCACACATCCGGGAAGTGGACGCAATCGTCCATGTTGTCCGCTGCTTTAATGATGACAACATTATCCATGTGGATGGTTCCGTTGATCCTGTAAGGGATATTGAAACCATTAACCTTGAACTGATTTTTGCCGATATGGAAACCGTTCAGAAGCGCAAGGACAAGGCCGAAAAAAGTTTCCGCGGCGGGGATAAAAAAGCCGGAGCAGAAGCGGAACTGGCCGACCGTCTCTATGCTCATCTGGAATCCGGAAAACCGGCCCGTACGCTTGAATGCACGGATGATGAGAAAGCGATTCTCCAGAGCTGGTTCCTGCTGACCACCAAACCGGTGATTTACGCAGCCAATATTTCAGAGGACGATCTCGGAAAAGACGATTCAGAAATCGATTATGTGAACCAGGTGCGGAAGACCGCGGCGGCCGAAAATGCCGAGGTGATCGTGATTTCCGCTGCCATTGAGCAGGATATCGCCTCCATGAATCCGGAAGAAAAAAGCGAATTCCTGAGCGAGCTCGGCATCGGCCAGAGCGGCCTGGACCGGCTGATTACAGCCAGCTACCGCCTGCTGGGTCTGATTTCCTTCCTGACAGCGGGAGAAGATGAATGCAGGGCATGGACCATTGTGAACGGAACGAAGGCACCCCAGGCTGCAGGCAAAATCCATACCGATTTCGAAAAGGGTTTCATCCGCGCAGAAATCGTTCCCTTCGATACGCTGGCAGAGCTCGGAAGTATGGCCGCCTGCAAGGAGAAGGGCCTCGTACGCAGTGAAGGCAAGGATTACGTCATGAAGGACGGGGACATCACCCTGTTCCGCTTTAACGTTTGA
- a CDS encoding undecaprenyl-diphosphate phosphatase: MSVLHSALLGLIQGLGEFLPISSSGHLLLARIFFGIQTDTPAMKMLDILLHVGTLVPVLIVFRKEWLDMILRPVRNKTLLLLVIASLPTLGVYFAAKKAFPAVNGFAVFDSGWFLGTSFLITALFLIICDRMAVRQKNGSGKVGILQAVVMGLFQGIGMTPGISRSGSTILGGVSTGLDKNTAARFSFMMSAPAIVGSLLMEGKDALEEGYLSEISLVPALVGILVAAIVGYAAIRFMLKVITKIPLSWFALYLAIIGIVFLFLQLSGNSIVPAFAVPAAVLAA, from the coding sequence ATGTCTGTTCTGCACAGTGCTCTTCTTGGATTAATACAGGGTCTTGGAGAATTCCTGCCCATCTCTTCCAGCGGGCATTTGCTGCTTGCCCGTATTTTCTTCGGTATCCAGACGGATACTCCTGCGATGAAGATGCTCGACATTCTGCTCCATGTCGGTACACTGGTGCCTGTGCTGATTGTTTTCAGGAAAGAATGGCTGGATATGATCCTCCGTCCTGTCCGCAACAAAACGCTTCTGCTTCTTGTGATTGCTTCCCTGCCGACGCTTGGCGTCTATTTTGCCGCAAAAAAAGCCTTCCCAGCCGTTAACGGTTTTGCTGTTTTTGACAGCGGCTGGTTCCTCGGCACATCTTTCCTGATCACTGCCCTTTTCCTGATTATCTGTGACCGCATGGCAGTCCGTCAGAAGAATGGCAGCGGAAAGGTCGGTATTCTGCAGGCTGTTGTCATGGGTCTGTTCCAGGGAATCGGTATGACGCCCGGTATTTCCCGTAGTGGTTCCACCATCCTGGGCGGCGTATCAACCGGCCTTGACAAAAATACGGCTGCCAGGTTCTCTTTTATGATGAGCGCTCCCGCGATTGTCGGATCCCTTCTGATGGAAGGAAAAGATGCGCTTGAGGAAGGCTATCTCAGCGAGATTTCACTGGTGCCCGCACTGGTCGGCATTCTGGTGGCTGCCATTGTGGGATATGCCGCTATCCGTTTTATGCTGAAGGTCATTACGAAAATACCGCTTTCCTGGTTTGCGCTGTATCTTGCGATTATCGGTATAGTCTTCCTTTTCCTGCAGCTGAGCGGTAACTCCATTGTGCCGGCATTTGCTGTACCGGCTGCGGTTCTCGCCGCGTAA
- a CDS encoding D-alanyl-D-alanine carboxypeptidase family protein codes for MIMLFTSVSVSFAAKSKDPTPTAEPIPQPTLSPDAPEYDKEHPENLSPDQLYALSAVLMTQDKGEVIFEKDADERRYPASMTKILTVLIALMFVDDLDETVTVSQTAVNVPPDSSTMYLKVDEEIRLIDVIYGTMLLSANDGANVIAEAVSGDIPRFVDLMNRTAETLGCINTHFVNPHGYHDDNHYSTARDMAVIAREAMKNETFREIVGTTSYQLPRTNKQRARTITTKTEYMLTGSEESPNQYYYEYATGIKTGSHSHSGYCFAGAASKDGVDLISVVMFTGRKARWADTIKLMNYGFSQYVSVTPVDLYNMRPIKLSTSNYSTSDPDNGEITLVCSPVGENAQIVTTQSDVNRMADNLRDYVAFDFRGDLQAPIQAGEEIGTMTWYNDKGEPFVYSLTSSRSVEKRDNAPKTIDEIIAETYADPNPFPPFNFEFVLILFGPPLVLIGIIAFLVISRKKRSGHKMRAPKPVNRYVK; via the coding sequence ATGATTATGCTTTTTACCTCTGTCTCCGTTTCTTTTGCGGCGAAAAGCAAGGATCCGACGCCCACGGCAGAGCCGATTCCCCAGCCGACCCTTTCCCCTGATGCCCCCGAATATGATAAGGAACATCCTGAAAACCTGTCCCCTGACCAGCTTTATGCCCTTTCCGCTGTCCTGATGACCCAGGATAAGGGAGAGGTCATTTTTGAGAAGGATGCCGATGAGCGGCGCTATCCCGCCTCCATGACCAAAATCCTTACAGTTCTGATAGCACTGATGTTTGTGGATGATCTGGATGAAACCGTCACAGTCTCTCAAACGGCAGTAAATGTACCTCCGGACTCTTCCACCATGTATCTGAAAGTGGATGAGGAAATTCGCCTGATTGACGTCATTTACGGCACTATGCTGCTGTCAGCCAATGACGGAGCCAATGTGATTGCTGAGGCTGTATCCGGAGATATTCCCCGCTTTGTGGATCTGATGAACAGGACAGCCGAGACCCTGGGCTGCATCAACACACACTTTGTCAATCCTCACGGTTATCATGATGACAATCATTATTCCACCGCCCGGGATATGGCTGTGATTGCACGGGAAGCCATGAAAAACGAAACCTTCCGTGAAATCGTCGGCACCACTTCCTATCAGCTTCCCCGCACCAACAAACAGCGCGCCCGCACCATTACCACAAAAACGGAATACATGCTCACGGGCAGTGAGGAAAGCCCGAATCAGTATTATTATGAATATGCAACCGGTATCAAAACCGGTTCCCATTCCCATTCCGGATACTGTTTTGCGGGTGCCGCTTCCAAGGATGGGGTGGATCTGATTTCGGTCGTTATGTTTACCGGCAGAAAAGCACGCTGGGCAGATACCATCAAGCTCATGAATTACGGTTTCAGCCAGTATGTGAGTGTTACTCCGGTGGATCTTTACAACATGAGACCCATCAAACTGTCGACATCCAATTACTCCACGTCTGATCCGGATAACGGAGAGATCACACTGGTCTGTTCCCCTGTCGGTGAAAATGCCCAGATTGTCACGACGCAGTCCGACGTCAATCGCATGGCGGACAATCTGCGGGATTACGTGGCTTTTGATTTCAGGGGTGATCTGCAGGCGCCTATCCAGGCCGGTGAAGAAATCGGGACCATGACCTGGTATAATGATAAGGGAGAACCTTTTGTCTATTCGCTGACGTCTTCCCGTTCCGTTGAAAAGCGGGACAACGCCCCCAAAACAATCGATGAAATTATTGCGGAAACCTATGCTGATCCCAATCCCTTTCCGCCTTTCAATTTCGAGTTCGTGCTCATTCTGTTCGGACCACCCCTGGTACTGATTGGCATCATTGCGTTCCTGGTTATTTCCAGGAAAAAAAGGAGCGGGCATAAAATGCGCGCTCCCAAGCCTGTGAACAGATATGTAAAATAA
- a CDS encoding sensor histidine kinase: protein MKKNKNKNKNKKTKQKDVTERELVLANKVSGSLHGGVSRIRLSLAFRIALHYCFQLFRSFIPVAFILSIVFCFCIAIPVSQELNELIPVRTVQEESGMTEETGEYAESEQEIQTVTKGYLTAQVSDIIREQDFFPRISSDISLMFGRLFSHQQFRFLYSRSSQNWLVTLNIHYLWITWGILMGGLLLCDLFRIIYFFRHDQRLNKRVLAPIRDITSMAETLSESNLSNRINIAGTKNELKDLATVINRMLDRIERSYNSQKQFVSDASHELRTPISVIRGYTDMLKRWGKDDPEILDEGITAISQETESMKDLVESLLFLARHDKKTLMMEMSSFDPAELIREIQKEETMVHTEYHFKTARMDPLTISADRNMMKQVLRILCDNAVKYSSPGTTVTLSCTNEPGGNCCLSVKDEGQGISQEELPKIFERFYRSDKARQSETGGHGLGLSIARIIVVAHKGKLRVRSKPGCGSIFSIILPNGTEKE from the coding sequence ATGAAGAAGAACAAGAATAAGAATAAAAACAAAAAAACGAAACAGAAGGACGTCACAGAACGCGAGCTTGTACTGGCAAACAAGGTGAGCGGAAGCCTGCATGGCGGCGTCAGCCGGATCAGGCTGTCGCTTGCTTTCAGGATTGCGCTGCATTACTGTTTCCAGCTTTTCCGCAGTTTTATCCCGGTTGCATTCATCCTGTCCATTGTTTTCTGCTTCTGTATAGCCATTCCGGTTTCCCAGGAGCTGAACGAACTGATACCGGTGCGGACTGTGCAGGAAGAATCCGGGATGACAGAAGAAACGGGCGAGTATGCTGAGTCCGAACAGGAAATACAGACTGTCACGAAAGGTTACCTGACAGCCCAGGTTTCGGACATAATCCGGGAGCAAGACTTTTTCCCGAGGATTTCCAGCGATATCTCCCTGATGTTCGGCAGGTTATTCAGTCATCAGCAGTTTCGCTTCCTCTACAGCCGAAGCAGTCAAAACTGGCTTGTAACCCTGAACATCCATTACCTGTGGATCACCTGGGGCATCCTGATGGGCGGGCTGCTGCTGTGCGACCTGTTCCGTATCATATACTTCTTCCGGCACGACCAGAGACTTAACAAGCGCGTGCTGGCCCCGATCCGGGATATCACCTCCATGGCAGAAACCTTGTCTGAGAGCAACCTTTCCAACCGGATCAATATTGCCGGAACCAAAAATGAGCTGAAGGACCTGGCCACAGTCATCAACAGGATGCTGGACCGGATTGAACGCAGCTATAACAGCCAGAAACAATTTGTTTCCGACGCCAGTCACGAGCTGAGAACCCCCATCTCCGTCATCCGGGGATATACCGACATGCTGAAGCGGTGGGGCAAGGATGATCCTGAAATCCTGGATGAAGGCATTACCGCCATCTCCCAGGAGACGGAAAGTATGAAGGACCTGGTGGAAAGCCTCCTGTTCCTGGCACGTCATGACAAGAAAACACTGATGATGGAGATGTCTTCCTTTGATCCGGCAGAACTGATCCGGGAGATCCAGAAGGAAGAAACCATGGTCCATACCGAATATCATTTTAAAACGGCCCGGATGGATCCCCTTACAATCAGTGCCGACAGGAATATGATGAAACAGGTACTGCGAATCCTTTGTGACAATGCAGTCAAGTATTCCAGTCCGGGAACGACGGTAACGCTGTCCTGCACCAATGAACCCGGAGGGAACTGCTGCCTGTCGGTGAAGGATGAAGGACAGGGTATTTCACAGGAAGAGCTTCCGAAGATCTTTGAACGTTTCTACAGAAGCGATAAGGCACGGCAGTCCGAAACCGGCGGGCACGGTCTGGGACTGAGCATTGCCAGAATCATTGTTGTCGCACATAAAGGAAAACTCCGGGTTCGTTCCAAACCCGGATGCGGTTCCATTTTTTCCATTATACTTCCGAACGGTACAGAAAAGGAATAA
- a CDS encoding response regulator transcription factor — protein sequence MSKILIVEDEKKIARFLELELKHEGYDVITAFDGRSGLDTALEENPDLLILDLMLPELSGIEVCRRLRHTSDVPIIMLTAKDDVSDKVMGLDMGADDYVTKPFAIEELLARIRVALKKNRMRNVQAAPEEDHILKAGCISIDTASWQVRVKGEPVSLTKKEFDTLKYLMEHKGTAVTRDKLMNEVWGYDYFGDSNIVDVYIRYLRHKIDDQYNIKTIHTIRSVGYLFDYEEEQE from the coding sequence ATGTCGAAAATACTCATTGTGGAAGACGAAAAGAAAATAGCCCGGTTTCTTGAACTGGAACTGAAGCATGAAGGCTATGACGTAATCACTGCATTTGACGGAAGAAGCGGGCTGGATACCGCACTGGAGGAAAACCCGGATCTCCTGATCCTTGACCTTATGCTGCCTGAACTGAGCGGCATTGAAGTCTGCAGAAGGCTGAGACATACCAGCGACGTACCGATCATCATGCTGACGGCAAAGGATGACGTATCCGATAAAGTCATGGGGCTGGATATGGGTGCGGACGACTATGTGACAAAGCCTTTCGCCATTGAAGAGCTGCTGGCAAGAATCCGCGTCGCGCTGAAAAAGAACCGCATGCGAAATGTCCAGGCTGCGCCGGAAGAAGATCACATCCTGAAGGCGGGCTGTATCAGTATTGATACAGCCTCATGGCAGGTACGGGTCAAAGGAGAACCGGTTTCACTGACCAAAAAGGAATTTGACACACTGAAGTACCTGATGGAACACAAGGGAACAGCCGTAACCCGGGATAAACTGATGAACGAGGTATGGGGATACGACTACTTCGGTGATTCCAATATCGTTGACGTCTATATCCGCTATCTGCGGCACAAGATCGATGATCAGTACAACATCAAGACCATCCACACCATCCGTTCCGTAGGATATTTATTCGATTATGAAGAAGAACAAGAATAA